TCGAGTGCCGCGATGTCGAGGCGTCCGGTCAACTTCAGCAGAACCGGGATGTTGTAGGCGGGCGACTCCGGCTCCATGCGATTGAGGAACCACATGCGCTGCTGTGCGAGCGACAGCGGAATCCGCTCCGGTCGCGGGCCGGGGATCAGCGGTGCACGGTGCCCTTCCTGCAGCGATCCGGCGAGGCCGGCCAGTGCCGACACGGTGGGCGCCTCGAACAGGGCTCGCACCGGGACACGGACTCCCAGCGCCGAACCCACCCGCGCCGCCACCACCGAAGCACTCAGCGAATCGCCGCCGAGGGCGAAGAAGTCGTCGTCGGCACCCACCCGGTCGATCTCCAGGACCGCTTCGAAGGCGGTGGCCACCGCGGACTCCGCGGGAGACGACGGCGCCCGGAATTCCGTTGCCGCGAACACCGGTTCGGGCAACCGGCCCCGGTCCAGCTTGCCGGTCGGGGTCCGCGGGACCTCGTCGAGTACGACGACCGCGGCCGGGACCATGTACGCGGGCAGGCTCTGCGACAGGAAGTCCCGCAATCCATCGCCCGACAGTTCCTCCCCCGGCGCGGCCACCACGTAGGACACCAGCATCTGCGGCATCCCGTTGTCGCTGCGGACGATGGTGACCGCGTAGGCGACATCGGACCGGCCACCGAGAGCCGCGTCGATCTCCCCCACCTCGATGCGAGTGCCGCGGATCTTGACCTGGAAATCGTTGCGTCCCAAGTACTCCAGCTGATCGTCGGCGGCCCGCCGGACCAGGTCACCGGTACGGTACATCCGCTCGCCGGTGTCGCCGAACGGGCATGCGACGAACCGGGCCGCGGTCGTCGTGGGCTTCCCGACGTAACCGTCGGCCAGTCCAGGTCCGAAGAGGTAGAGCTCACCGACGACGCCCTGGGGCACCGGGCGCATCCACGTGTCGAGCACGACTCCGGCGACCGGTCCGATCGTGCGGCCGATGGTCACCGGCCCGTGCGGATCGAGTGGTTCGCTCGCCGTGGCCCAGATGGTGACCTCGGTGGGGCCGTAGATGTTGATCATCTTCCGTCCCGGCGCCCACCGCGCGACCAGCTCCGGGCCGACGGCCTCACCGGCGGGAGCGAGCACGCGCAGCGTGTCGAGATCCGCCTCGGGCACGGTCGACAGGGCCGACGGCGTCACCACCGCGTGCGTCACGTGTTCGCGTCGGATCAGTTCGGCCAGTTCGGGACCGCCGTACACGTCGGGTGGTGAGACCACCAGGCGGCCACCGGCACCGTGCGCCATCAGCAGCTCGAACACCGAGGCGTCGAAGCTCGGCGAGGCCACCTGGAGAACGCTCGCGGTGTCGTCGGCGAAGAGTACGCGGTGCTGCGCCTCGACGAGCCGCGCCAGACCGCGATGGCTGACGATCACGCCCTTCGGCATGCCGGTCGAGCCGGAGGTGTAGATCACGTAGGCGGTCTGACCGATCCGGATCGGTCCACCGCGCTCGGCGTCGGTGATCGGTGCGTCCGACTCGGCGTCGAGCAGGCACGGGTGCCGTCCGTCGTCGAGTTCGAGCCACTCGATGCCGGGGGGCACGCCGGGACCGTCCAGGGTAGCGGTCCCGGCGTGCGTGAGACCCAGCCTGACATCGGCATCGGAGAGCAGGTATCCGATCCGTTCAGCAGGCAGGGTCGGGTCCACCGGCAGGAATGCCGCGCCCGTCTTGGCCACCGCCCAGATGGCGACGACCGCGTCGAGCGATCTCGGCAACACACAGGCGACCACATCTTGTGATCCGACTCCTCGGCGCAGGAGGAGTCTGGCCATTCGGTTCGACCGCTCGTCGAGCCAGCGGTACGACACCGACGCACCGCACGTCACCGCGATGGCGTTCGGTTGACGGGCAACGGAAGCGGCAAGGATGTCGGGCAACGTCGCCGGCCGGAGGGTCCGCGGCGACCCGGGCAGATCCAGCTCGCCGCCACCGTGCGCGAGCACGCCCACCCGCGTGTCCGGGTCGTCGGCGATCCTGGCCAGACACTCGACGAAGAGATCGAGGATCTCCCGCGCCCTGGCGGGGGCGAAGTCGCCGCGGCGGAAGCGCAACGTGATCGACAGACCCGGCTCCCCTTCTCCCACATCGTTCTTCGGTGCGACGACGAGACTCAGCGGATACGGGGTGGCATCGACGCCGGTGATCCCGTCGACGCGGAGTCCCGCCGAGGACACGAGCTCCTGGAGGGTCGACTCGCGCAGCGGGAAGGACTGGAAGGCGAGCGCGGTGTCGAACATCTCCGAGAGACCCACCGCCCGGTGGATGGCAGGGAGACCCACGTAGTGATGGTCGAGCAGTTCGGCATTGCTGTCCTGGGCACCGACCAGCAGGTCCCGCAGCGTCGCCGCGGGATCGAGGCGGACCCGGACCGGGACGGTGTTCAGGAACATCCCGAGGGCCCGCTCGACACCCGGCAGTTCCGGCGGTCGCCCGGCGACGGCCGAGCCGAGGATGACGTCGGTCTCGCCGGTCAGCACGCGCAGGACGAGTGCCCATGCCGTCGACACCGCCGTACCGACGGTGACCGCGGAATCGGCTGCCACGGAACGCAACCGCAGGAACTCCTGGGCCGGCAACTCCGCACCGACCTCACCGGCCAGATCGCCCGACATCGCCGGATCGCGCCGACTGACTCGGGTGGCTCCGTCGACGTCGGCGTAGGCCCGTGCCCATGCGGCGATGGATGCCTCGTGATCCTGCTGCGCCAGCCAACGCAGGTAGCCACGGTACGACGGCGCCGACCCGGCGTGCTCGATCCGCTCCGGTTCGCCGTAGAACTCGAGGAGTTCGCCGATGAGCAGCGGCATCGACCAGCCGTCGAGGATGACGTGGTGGTTGGTGATGTGTAGTTCGAACGCCTCGGCGTCGAGCCGGATCAGGGTGAACCGGATGAGCGAGGGGATGCTGAGGTCGAAGCCTGCCTCCGCATCCTCCGCGGCGATGCGCGCGGCGTCCTGCTGCGCGATCTGGGCGGGCCGGTCGGACAGGTCGATCTCGCGGAAGGCGACTTCGGCGTCGCCGACCACGACCTGGCGTGGGCCCCTCGAGGTCTCGACGAATCCCGCCCGCAGGATGTCATGGCGGTCGACGAGTGCCTGGGCCGCAGATCGCAGCCTCGCCCCGTCGAGATACCCGGACAGCCGGACCGTGGACTGCACGGTGTAGTTGTCGGCCGCGTCGGGATCGAGCGTGGAGTGGAAGTGGATGCCGGACTGGGTCGGGGACAGCGGCCAGATCTCCGACAACCCCGGGTACCGATGACGGAGGTTCTCCGCATCGGAGTCGCACACGTCGGCGAAGTCATCGGCGGAGAGCGCCTCGTGATCGTCGGAACCGGTTTCCACCACGGCGACCGGCCGGGCAGCGTCGTCGTGTCCGACGCTGTCCGGATCGACGAGCGCGGCCAGAGCGGCGACCGTCTTGGCCTCGAAGACCTGGCGGCCGGTGATGTTCAGTCCGGCCGACTTGGCCAGGGCCACCAGTCGCATCGAGACGATGGAGTCGCCGCCGAGGGCGAAGAAGTTGTCGTCGGCGGTCACCGCCTCGAGGTTCAGGGCCTCGGCGAACAGTCGGGATATGAGCTCCTCGGTGGGTGTCGACGGCGCTCGGCCGCCGGCGCTCTCGGCGCGGAAGTCCCACGCGGGGAGAGCCTTCCGGTCGACCTTGCCGGTGCGGGTCACCGGCATCGCCGGCAGCTCGAGGATGGCGGTCGGAACCATGTAGCGCGGCAGTGATTCCGCGAGATCGGCGCGTAGCGCGGTGACGTCGAGCTGCTCCCCCGGCGTGCCGACGACGTAGGACACGATGACCGGCTGACCGGTCGGGCCCGGTTGGACCAGGGTGACGGCCTGCGCCACGGCCTCGCGTCGTACGAGATGGGCGTCGATGTCCCCGGTCTCGATGCGCAGGCCGTGGATCTTGACCTGCTGGTCGTTGCGTCCCAGGTAGTCCAGTTCGAGTCCGTCGCGTCCGCGGATCCATCGCACCTGGTCACCGGTGCGGTAGATGCGTCCGCCGGTCGCCGACCGCGGGTCCGCGACGAACCGGGAGGCGGTGAGGCCGGGCCGGTCGAAGTACCCGCGGGCCAGACCCGGTCCGCCCAGGTACAGTTCGCCGGCCACGCCGACCGGGACCGGACGCAGCCATGCGTCGAGCACGACCGCGGACACTCCGCGGACCGGTTCCCCGATGGTCACCGGTTCCCCGGGCTGCAGGTCGTCGGCCGCGGTGGCCCAGATCGTGGTCTCGGTGGGTCCGTAATGGTTCATCAACCGGCGGCCGGGCGCCCAGCGGTTCACGATGTCCGCGCCGGTGGCCTCGCCGACCACCGCGATAGTCGCCAGTGACGGCACCCGTGCGGGGTCCATCGTATTGAGGGCGGTCGGCGTGATGATCGCGTGCGAGATCTGTTCGGCCCGAATCAGTTCCTCGAGATCGACGCCGCCATAGACGTCCTGGGGCGCCACCACCAGGCAGGCCCCGTTGCCATGGGCGAGCAGGACCTCGGAGACGCAGGCGTCGAAACCAGGGGAGGCCACCTGCAGGACTGACGAACCGGGCAGTACACCGAAATAGTCGGCGAGGGCGGTGACCCGGTCTCGCAGCCCCCGATGGGCGATGTGGACCGCCTTCGGCCGTCCGGTCGACCCGGAGGTGAAGATCAGGTACGCACTGCTGTCGGCCTCCACCGGGGTCGTCGACCGGTCCGCCTTCGCCCCTTCGTCATCCGACCGGCCGGCGGCGTCGAGGACGAGCCAGTCCACGGAAGCCGGGAGATTCTTCGTGACCTCCTCGACCGTGATGCCGAGTGTGCAGTGAGAATCGGCCAGCAACTCGGCCAGGCGGTACGCGGGGTTGCCGGGATCGAGGGCGACGAAGGCCGCGCCCGACTTGGCCACCGCCCACATGGCGACGATCAACTCGACCGACCGCGGGAGCGCCAGCGCGACGAAACCCTCGGGTCCGGCGCCGCGGCGCATGAGTTCACGGGCGACACGATCGGCCTGCCGGTCGAGCTCCCGGTACGTCAGCGTGTTCTCTCCCGAACGCACGGCCGGCAGGTCGGGGTGGCGGCGCGCGGTGTCGGACAGGATGCCCCGGAGTGTCCGCGGTGTCAGTGCCGGCGGCCCCTCGACGCGGGCCAACTCCGCCCATTCGGTGTCCCAGCACGGGGAGACCGTCGCGACCTTCTGGCCCGGGTCCGCCGCGATCTGACCCAGCAGCATCACGAAGCGCTCGAGCAGCAGTGCGGCGGACTGGGCGTCGAGACGATCGGAGGCGTACTTCAGGATCAGCTCGTACTGCCCCGGCTCGCTTCCGGCCCGCGACGGCCGCGGCGGCGTGACCTGGAGGCTGACCGGATACGGCGTCGCGTCGTGGGCGACGATGCCCTTCCACTGCAGCCCGGCATCCGCGAGCGCGCCCGCCACACCCTCGGCGTCGATGGGATAGGACTCCAGAACCGTGGCGGTGTCGAAGATGTCGGCCATCCCCGCGGCCCGCTGGAGTTCGGCGAGGCCGATGTTGCGGTGGTCGAGCATGGCGGCCTGCTCGGCCTGCGCCCGCGTGAGCAGCTCGGTGACGGTCTCGTCGGGATCGAGCCGGACCCGCACCGGCAGGGTGTTGATGAACAGTCCGATCATCCGCTCGATCCCCGCGATGTGCGCCGGCCGATCGGAGACCGTGTTGCCGAACACCACGTCCGACCGACCGGTCATGGCGGAGAGCAGCAGCGCCCAGGCCACCTGGATGGCGGTGTTGGGGGTGACGCCGTGGGCGCGACCGAGTCCGAGGACCGCGTCGGTGGTGGCGGCGTCGAGATCGAGGTCGACCTGTGCGACCTCGGCGGTGGCGACCCGCTCCGGGTTGCCGGTCAGCCGGGTCGGGCTCTCGATGTCTGCCAGCATCTCCTCCCAGGCCTCGACCGTCGCGTCGTGGTCTTGGGAGTCCAGCCACTGCAGGTAGTCCCGGAAGGACCGCGGTGTGGGCAGCCCGGCCGCGGCACCGTCCGTCGAATCGGTGATGTAGAGCGCCAGCAACTCCTGGACGACCAGCGGCATCGACCACCCGTCGAGCACGATGTGGTGGTTGGTCAGCAGGAGCATGAACTCGTCGTCGTCGACGCGGATGAGGTGGAACCGCATCAGCGGTGGCCGCGTCAGGTCGAAGGGGGTCGCCGACTCGGTGATGAGCCGTCGCAGTTCGCGGTGCCGCTCCCCGGGATCGGCGATGCCGGTGAGGTCGGAGTCCGTCCAGTCGACGGCCACGTCACGCAGCAAGAGCTGACGCGGACCGGCCGCGGTCTCGACGAAGGCCACGCGCTGGCTGTCGTGCCGGTCGATGAGCGCCTGTGCGGCGCGCCGCATCCGCTCCGGCCGTAGCGATCCGCCGAGGGTCAGCTCGGCCTGGACGACGTAGCCGTCGGCGCCGCTGACCCCGCCGGCGGCGTTGGTGTCGATGCCGTCGTAGGTGGCGTGGAACAGGAGCCCGGCCTGTAGTGCCGTCAGCGGCCAGACATCGACCATCGACGGGTGTTCGCGCAACCAGCCGTCGATCTCTTCCTGCGTGGTCTCCACGAGCGGGAAGTCCGACGGCGTGTGCCCGCCGGCGTCGTCGGCCTGTGCGTGCCGGGCGAGCGCCTCGAGCGCCTGCACCCACAGTTGCGACAGTTCCTCGACCTCGGCGCGGTCGAGCACCAGCGAGGCGAACTCCCACACCGCGTCGAGTTCGAGTCCGTCCGGACCCGGCTCGGCGATCGCGTTGATGTCCAGGACCGCCGGGAGGGCCATCCACGGGTCGGCGGTGCCGGCCAGCGCGTCGAACTCGCGCGACGGCGTCCACGGTCCGAAGACGTCACGGGTACCCGCGCGGCCCAGGTAGTTGAAGCTGATCTGCGGTTCGGGACGGTTCTGGAGTGCGTTGCAACCGACCGGGTCCAGGTGCCGCACCATGCCGTAGCCGATGCCGTTGTCGGGCACCGCGCGCAGGAACTCCTTGACCCGCTTGATCGCCGTACCGGCGGCCGTCCCGCCGGCGAAGGCGTCGTCGAGGTCGAGGTCGTCCAGGTCGAGCCGGACGGGGAACCGCGAGGTGAACCAGCCGACCGTCCCGGTCAGATCGGCGCCGGGGACGGCCGACTCCTCACGGCCGTGTCCTTCGAGTGCGATCAGTTCGCCGCCCGGAGCCTCGCCGTGCAACGAGCGCCAGCGGGCGAGCGCGAGTCCCAGCGCCGCGAGCAGCGGGTCGTTGGGGCTGCCGTGGAACCGGCCGGGGATGGTCGTGACGATCGTCTCGGTGACGTCGGCGGGGATGCGCATCCGCACGCGTCCCGCGGTGGCGGTGACGTCCCGGTCGGGTTGGAGTGCGCGGTCCCCGAGCGGGCGGTCGCCGGCCGCGAGGGTGTTCGACCAGAGGTCGAGCTCGGCGGCGGTACGGCCGGAGGACCGCTCGACCAGGCCGTGGACCCAGCGACGCACGGAGGTCGTCGGCGTGCTGAGCTGTGGTTCGCCGCCCGCGGCGATCTGACCGTGGGCGACCGCGAGGTCGCTCAGCAGGATGCGCCACGACACGCCGTCGACGGCGAGGTGGTGGATGACCAGCCACAGCAGGTCCGGCTTGGTGCCGTTGCGGTCCCGCAGCCAGACGAATCGCGTGAGCAGCCCGGCGCGCGGGTCCAGCAGATCGGCGGCCGCCTGTAGCTGCTGGTCGATCTCGTCGGCGTCGCGCCGTTCGAGCCACACCTCGGTCAGCGTCTCCTCGACGTCGACCGAACCGTGCTCACGGACCTCGACGAAGCCCTCGCCCGCGTGGTCGTCGCGCAGGACCGCCCGCAGGAGGTCGTGGCGGTCGACGAGAGCGCCCAGAGCGCGCAACAGGTCGGTGCGGCGGAGGTCGTCGGGGAGCTCGATGAGCGCGGCCTGCGCGAAGCGGTCGATGTGTCCCCGCTCGAGCATCGCGTGCATGATCGGCGCCAGCGGGAACGAACCCACGCCCGCGCCGGGGAGTTCGTGCAGCGTGTCGTCGGCCGACGCCTCGGTCGCCCGAACCGCCAGAGCTGCGACGGTCTTGCACTCGAACACGTCCTGGGTCGAGAACGCCAGCCCGGCGGCCTTGGCCCGGCCCACCAGTTCGATCGAGGAGATGCTGTCGCCGCCGAGAACGAAGAAGCTGTCGTCGGCACCGACCTCGTCGACGCCGAGGACCTCGGAGAACAGCTGCGCCAGCCGGTACTCCGCGGGCGTCGACGGCGGCCGTCCGGTGCGGGCGGCCGCGAAGACCGGAGCGGGCAGCGCCTTCCGGTCGACCTTGCCGAACGCGTTCAGCGGCAACGCGTCGAGCGTGGTGATCACCGCCGGGACCATGTGCGGCGGAAGCGATTCGCGGGCGAACCGGCTCAGCTCGGAGACATCGATCCGATGGTCGCGAACCGGCGACACATAGGAGGCGAGGACGGTCGCGCCGGCGTTGTTGCGGACCGGCACGGTGATCGACGCCTCGACGTCGGGGTGACCGATGAGGGCCGCGTCGATCTCGCCGGGCTCGATCCGGTAGCCACGGATCTTCAGCTGGAAGTCGGTACGACCCAGCAGTTCCAGCGACAGCGCGGAGGGCTTCCCCACCCAGCGCGCCAGATCGCCGGTGCGGTACATCCGCTCCCCGGGTTCACCGTGGGGGTTGGCGACGAACCGGCCGGCGGTCTGGCCGAACAGATTCGCGTAGCCCCGTGCGAGACCCGGCCCCGCCAGGTACAGCTCGCCCGCGGTGCCGATCGGGACCGGTTGCAGTGCGGGGTCGAGGATCATCATCGACGCACCGCGCACCGGGCGTCCGACCGTCAGGTCCTCGGCGGGGTCGATGACACCGCTCGCCGCGGTGATCGTCGCCTCGGTGGGACCGTACTCGTTGATCATCCGCGCACACCGCGTCCAGCGTTCGACGATGCGCGGCGCGGTCTTGTCGCCGCCGACCATGACCGCCCGCAGGTCGGTCAGGGCTTCCGGCTCGATGGTGGCCAACATCGCCGGCGTCAGCGTCAGGTGGGTGACACCCTCGTCGGTCAACAGACGGGCCAGCCGCTCCCCACCGATCACGTCCGGCGGTACGACGATCAGCGCGGAGCCGTTCGCAAAGCAGGTCAGCAGCTGTTCCATCGACGCGTCGAAGCTCGGCGAAAGGGCATAGGACACCCGTGATCCCGGGTCGAGGCCATAGACCTCGGACCGATCGGAGATGAGGTTCGCGAGCCCGCGGTGCGTGACCTGGACGCCCTTCGGGACACCGGTCGATCCCGAGGTGTAGGTCATGTATGCGACGTTGTCCGCGCGCAGCGGACGGATGCGGTCGCGGCCGGTGATCACCGCGTCCGGGGCGAGGGCGGCCCCCTCCCCGGGACCGCCCTCGCCGGCGACGATCACCGTGGGCATCGACTCCGGGAGTCGGTCGGTGAACTCGTCGGCTGTGATGGCCACGTCGACGCCGCTGTCGGTGACGATGTGCTCGATACGCTTGCGTGGGTAGTCCGGGTCCACCTGGACGATGGCAGCCCCGGACTTCGCAACCGCCCACGCGGCGGTGACGGACTCTGCGGACCGTCTGAGAAGAATCGCGACGGAGGTGTCCGGCCCACAACCCATGTCGATCAGGCGGCGTGCCATCCGGGACGAGACGGCGTCGAGTTCCCGGTAGGTGAGCCGGCGGCCGTCCGACGAGATCGCGACGCGGTCACCGTGACGGGCCACGCTGTCGGCGAGGATGTCCGGAAGGAGCCGCGGCGCAAAACCTTCCGAACCACGCACGGGCAGGAGCGCGTTCCTCTCGTGCTCGTCGAGGAGCTCGAGCAGGCCCACCTGGTCGTCCGAGGCGCCTTCGAGGAACTCGTGCAGGAACATCAGGAACCGACGGTGATGGTCGGAGAGTTCGGCGGGCGTGTAGACGTTCGGGTTGCCCTGGAAGTCGATGTGCGTGCTGTCGTGTCCCGCACCCGGGTAGATGTTGACGAACAGGTCGGAGGTCGGGCCGGAGGTGAGCACGTGCAGGCGACCCGCCACATCGCCGAAGACGACCTCACTGTCGATCATCATCAGGTTCACGGCCGGGCCGAACGACGACGCCTCGTCGCGCGCGATCCCCATGTCGCGGAAGATGTCCTCCTGGCGGTAACGCTGCCGCCGGAGTGCGCTCAGCAGCTCACCCTTCACGGCGGTGACAACCTGGTCGAGCGTGCGGCCCGCGACCGGGACGCGCAGCGGCACGACGTTCGCCACCATGCCGCCGGAGCGGCGCAGGACTGCCGAGTGCCGGCCCGAGACCGGCAGGCTCAGGAGAACTTCCGGGCTCCCGGTCATCCGGGCGAGGTAGACGGCGAAGGCCGCGACGATCACCGGGGTGACACCACCGTCGTGCGACGCGTCGTCGAGGAGACGCGCGGTCTCCTCGGGCAGCGGCGTGGACACGAGGGTCGGGTGCAGCGTGGGCTTGCCGAGCCGGCCGGCGAGACTGACCACCGGCGGGGCACCTTCCAGGTGTTCGCTCCAGTACTTCCGGTCGTTCTCGTAGCGGCTCGACCCGGGATAGGACGCGTCCTGCTCGATGATGTCGGCGAGATCGCTTGCCTTGCAGGGTGGTGGCTCCTCACCGCGGATGCCGGCGTTGTACCGCTCGGTGATCCGCCGGACCATCGTGACCGCACCGAACCCGTCGAGCGCGATGTGGTGTGCGCGCAGATACCAGAAGTAGTGGTTTGTCCCGACCTGATAGACGACGCTCGTCATGAGGTGGTCAACGAGAAGGTCCAGCGGTCGCGAATAGTCCTCCGTCATCAGACGATGTGCGGTCCCGATCGGGTCGGGCTCGTCACGTAGATCGACGGTGTACACCGGACCCCCGTGCGCCTCGTCGACGTACTGTCGCGGCTCGCCGTCGACCTCGATCAGCCGCAGGTATCCGGAACCGAACTCTTTCCCGGTCGTCCGTGCGGCGTCCTCGAGCACGTCGGTGTCGAGTTCACCCTCGATCTCGACATACTGCGCCACCGAGATCGGCAGGTCACCTGCCACGTGCTGCGCGAACCAGATACCCCGCTGCGCCGCGGACAGCGGCAAGGTGCCGACCCGTGACCGAGCACCCGACTCACCGTCGAAGGTTGACTCGAAATTTCTCTCTGAGATGGTCACGCGGCCTCCCCATGCGTCCTCATCGACTGCGTCCACCGGGCCTGGGGGCATAACCCGGACGGAATCGTCAGACCACAAATTGCTCGTCTCGCGCCTGAAGCGAGAATGGGCAATGTAGCCCCCCTGGATAGTTGTCACCCCGCCGACAAGAACGGACCCTACTCTCGCGAAACTTTCCGCCACAACGATTTCCGAGAAGCTAGATCGGTCGTATGACCCAGGAGAGAAAGGTCTCGGAACGATGACATTCGGCAATTGGTCCGATCGGATGACATTCCCCCGACCGCGTGTTCTTCACAGGTTTATCTGCATGCTGCTTGCGACGTATGCAGATTCGGATCCAGATTCACATCCGGCCCGGTACGGTACTGAATCCGACTGCACTGGTGCACTTTTCGATCGCCACACGAAGTAGGACAAGTCGCCTGAATCGCCCAAATTACCCATATCGCGATTTAATTAGATCGGATAGCTAATGGGTATGGAGAATCTCGCTAACGACGCCGTGACCTTATCGATATTTGAGCTACACCTCCGTTCCCGAACAACCCGGATGATCTCGATTGGGGGGTTGTAGTTCCAGGGAACGACAACAAATCAAGAGATTCTCCCGAGATGGCAAACACTTTGTTTCGTTGCCGCGGAGGCCATTTGTCACATCCATAGGGACCTTTGTCACTCGGAAGGAGTCGTAGATCACGGGCACGACGACGCGTCGAGCCGGCTCCACCGGTGCGGATCACAGCCGCGTCGTAAGTTCGGATCGGTTCCGCGGACCGCCCCTCTCCTGGCCCGACCCGAGTCGACCATCGACGCTCGCACGCCGCCGGCGACGGCTGGCGCGCCGTCGGTCGGTGACACGACAACCCGATTAGGGTGGGTTCATGGCAGGGCGCAGCATGGACTTCGATCCCATCGCCGAGGCACGGGACAACTGGACCGAGGCCGGGTGGGGCGACGTCGCCGACGGCATGGTCGCGGTGACCTCCGTGATGCGTGCCCATCAGATCCTGCTGGCCCGCGTCGAGGCCACGTTGCGCCCCTTCGATCTGAGCTTCTCCCGATTCGAGCTTCTCCGACTGCTCGCATTCTCACGCCAGGGCGCCCTCCCGATAACCAAGGCGAGCGACCGACTCCAGGTCCACGTCACCAGCGTCACCCACGCGATCCGCCGTCTCGAGGAGGGCGGCCTCGTACGCCGCGTCCCCCACCCCACGGATGGCCGCACCACCCTCGTCGAGATCACCGACCTCGGCCGCTCCACCGTCGAAGACGCCACCAAGACGCTCAACGAGAAGGTCTTCGCCGACGTCGGCATGACCGACGACGAGATGGCCGGACTCGTCGGGGCCATCCAGTCGTTGCGGAAGCACAACGGCGACTTCTGAGTCCGATCCCGTTGCGCTTTGTCGCGGCAAGCGGGACAAAACGCAACGTCGTCGTCACGATGCGGCCCGCAGTAGAGCACTCCGAACTGCCTCGATGACGTGCTCCGGCCGTTCCGTCAGGTCCGCCCACGTGAAGTTCAAGACGGTCCATCCGTCGGCGATCAGCGCATTGCGCTTGGTGCGGTCCCGTTGAAATGTGTCGGCGT
The sequence above is drawn from the Gordonia rubripertincta genome and encodes:
- a CDS encoding MarR family transcriptional regulator, whose translation is MAGRSMDFDPIAEARDNWTEAGWGDVADGMVAVTSVMRAHQILLARVEATLRPFDLSFSRFELLRLLAFSRQGALPITKASDRLQVHVTSVTHAIRRLEEGGLVRRVPHPTDGRTTLVEITDLGRSTVEDATKTLNEKVFADVGMTDDEMAGLVGAIQSLRKHNGDF